The Alnus glutinosa chromosome 10, dhAlnGlut1.1, whole genome shotgun sequence DNA window CTGTTCAAGATCATGGCGCTGCCCATATGGATCAAATGACAACTGCTAATATAGATAGTCGTGACAAATCCGCCCTTCTGAAATAGTTGTATTTTTTGAGTGGAGATTGAATGATtgtaaaatcatattttaacttgtgttttgattttcaatGATTGTGCTTGTTGATAATCAATGGAAATATATCAACCGCAGAATATAAATATGGGAgagcaaataattaaaaatcatgttaaggtttaaatatatactttaaatttATCAACTTAAACACTAAATACATATATGTTATggtataacatatatatatatatagtatacatgaataatatatatgtaatattacTAATACATAGGTTATATATGGTTAATTAGtgaggtttagggtttacgcataaaaattaacaattttaacACGTGGCAAAAATAGTAACGTGCTAAATTTCAAGTTACTAAATAGCTAATCTAGTAAAGTGATGAATTTGAACGTTACTATATAAGTAGTAACATGCAAAGTACCATGTTACTAAATAGTTCATTTAATAACGAGGTAAATTTACCGCGTTACTACATAGTAACGCGTAACTTTTCATGTTACTATCTAGTAATGCACAGAATTTTACACGTGACTATGGAGTTATGTGTTAAATTTAGCACATAACTAAATTATTTACTTGCGTGCAAATTTTTATCACGTTACTAAATGTAGTAACGTGTTAATTTTTGCATGTTAGTAATTTCatgtttttttgtaatgaattaTCTCATCACCACTATGCTTCGACAGCCTCTCGATCTCTTGAAGTTTGTGCGACAATGTTTAGTGGAGGTTAAGAACAAATATATAGATGTTACGGTCACACTAGGGCTTCAGAAAAATCCCATTCGGAAGAGAGAGGATCGATCCTTAGGATTTCTGGCCCCTGAGGATCGATCCTCCCCTGTTGAGGATCAATTCTCCATTCTTACATGATGTCCTGCCGGTCCGAAAAACTAAGCCCGAATTCTTGTTCGGCTCAATCTCAAATGGTCCAACTTGAATCGCACTTGAGATGAACCTCAGTGGAGACACATGCATGTAGAAGGTAggtctaatttatttattacataaaaAGAGTTTCTGGAGCGTGATAATTATAAAATCACACGTATTACAGAGATGATATAATATGTGATTTATGTTTACAGAGCAAGACagaattataaaaattaaatgtttattttatttttgcaagAAAGTGGAGGATTCAAGGCTTAGCGAAATCAAGGGATTTCTTTCCTTGATGAGCATTCCCAAAGAAGTTGTTCATATATTCCTGAAACACAACCTCGCGGTAACGAGCCACCCCATCTGTCTCCACCACTTGAGGCAGCGGCCCTATCTTCTCAGTCGGTGTAGGAGTTGTAAATACTGGGATTGACACTCTTGATTCATTGTTGCTGGTACGCACCCTATGTTCAGCACTTTTATACCTTCCATTACTTACTATCTacgtatttttattttttttaaagaagaaaaaaaaaattaattaattaaataaaaagagatggtaaaattattttataaaagaaaaatatatttggatTAACCTGTAACGCATCGCCGACGTTAATGAGCAGCGCACCGGGGATTGGTGGAATCTCCATCCACTCTCCCTTGTTTCCAGCATCGAtatcttcttcaatcttcacatATAAACCTCCTATTCCATCTTGTAGTAACACAGTCAGGGTGCCCATGTCCGAGTGTCTTCCTACGCCAACTGTAAGCTCCGGATTGGGGCACGTTGGATAGAAGTTCATGTTGACCATTTTTAAACCCATGAGGGCATTCATTCTGGAATCATCCAGCGTCACTCCAAGCTTCCCTATCAGAATCTCCACCAATTTTCTCGCCAACTTCATTGATGTCTTTAGGTACTCGAGTGCCACTTCCCTGAAACAAACgtacaatattatatatataaaatagatttaattaaaaaaaaaaattacaatattattaaaattactTGCACTCCATTGGCCAATACTGAAGAGCATCAGCATCACAAGTGTAGGCCATGCTAATATAGTCCTTCCACTCCaaagctctctctttctctggcGCAAAGCTTGTCCCATACGTCACGGACGAGCTGGGGCTTACGCCTTTGCGGTAAACAGCTTTCTTTTCAGGCTTTTGGCTGAAGAAGTAGTGTGCTGCATCTTTAAGCGACTCCAGCAACTCCGCCGGCACGCCGTGGTTCACAACTTGGAAGAACCCAAGAGTCTCGGCAGCTCTACTCATCTCTTCCACTACTTGCTCATGGGCCGGCCCATCAAGCTTTGACAAATCGATTGGTGCGAGTTTATGAGAAATGGCATTTTGCTTGTCTATTCGCTCTTGTGGTGGTTGGATGTATCGCTCCGGAACGACTGATATGCCTAAGTCCGTCAAGCCTTTGACACCATTGCCATCTCTCACGACGAAGTCAAATAGTGTGCTTCCATTGTTGAAACCTGAATCCATTTTCCACTTTCGTGCAAATTGCAATTGCCGTGtcatgcatacatatatatatatatatatatggctgaTAATAAATACaagattatttcttttcttttattgcaACTACCACTTGGGTCTGACCTTGACCTACTTCAGAATACGGTTGGTAGAAAGCAAGCTTCAGGGCttggattaaaataaattaaggagaAGCAAACATAATGCCAGAATGAATCAAAAGGAATATTGTTTattaaatataaggaaaaatttGCTACATCGAAATCAATCGTGTtttccatttttaaaaattagaagaaaatgaaaacaagtaattcattaaaaaaaaaaaaaaacacaaaataagcaaaatattcaaaaaaataaaaaataaaaaattaataagacaaaaagtttaagggaaaattacttttttcattatttctaaatatttatcattttgtgTACGAAATGGAGCATTGCAACTCTTAACAGTAAATTAgaggacattgcaaaaattgaaagattggcATTACATATTTGTTTGTAAGGAGCTGCTCAGGGAAATATGACTGTTCCTACACTTAAGAGTGAAATCAAAGTATGCCTTGAGTGTATTGGTGGGAACTGCTGGTATGGCATTTAGGAACGATTTCCAGGCATACTTTCATCGCATTGCTCATCATAAACAATTGGCTGACTATAAAAGATCAGTTGGGTTATACAGGTGCTCCGCTGTGCATTTTTTGCAGAGGAATTATGACTATGGTTTTTTCATAAAGAACATTTAGTCATTGAGCTGCTGTTTTATCTCCAAACAAACTGGGTCATAGGAAAATGAATTAATTGTAGCCATATCCATGTCGAAAGATATGCATCATTTGACAACAGGTAGTCTTTTGCTTTTtggcaaaacaaaaaacaaaaaaacaaaaaattaacaaacaaatcaaaacataaaTCACTCACAAAATACTCCAaactattttcacatttatgtcacatcacaaccaaaaagcaaaaagcaccctctaaaaagttttatcaaataaacTGTTAGTTCCGATTGTAACCATTCTCAGGATAGACTGGGTACCCCATTGGTGTGACAGGAATCTGGCTAGAGTCGTTCtgaagaaatcatttttcacgTAGTAATAAAGGATGTTCATATGAAACTTACCAACTGCAAAATTGTATCTAATTCACCTCTCAATAGAAGACCCTGTCAGTTGTCAGCATGGAAGTATGCCTACTGCAATGACTAGCCTTGTGTTAGGATTCTTTTCTTTAGaaagttctttcttttcttaggTGTTAAGTGTTATGTTGAGTTCTCTTTGTGCATCTGTTTGATGACTACTATTTGATTCATTTGAGGCACCAATTAGATCATACTATGCTTACTAGTAACCCTAATGTGATTACAACAGTAGACAGAAATGTTGCCAAAGAGGCCCGTAACAATCAATTTTACATTTGCACGAGTAGAACATTATAGAAAAATGCAAATAGATAACAGTTTAGTTGACAGTCATAACTTACCCCCTTGAACAAGTTAAGAACCCATGAACTAGATCCCCTTGTACTGTATTGGCAAAAGTTGAATTGTAGTTGTTTCTCACTATCAAGGGTTggctttcttctcttttatcaGAGGGAGAGTTAAAAGATCAAGGTAAAAGAAAACCAATATGGAAgaaccccccccaaaaaaaaaaaaaatcccaaaagaggtgaaaaaatataaaagaaaagaaaagaatcccCAGAAGGCAGCATGCTATGAAGAAGTTGCGTTTCCTGTCAATCCAACATTACAAAACCTAAATCTCTATTAGTTCACAAATAGCATCATAAAGCAGATAAATTACTCTTACATCCTTTTTGCCTACATTTTACTTGttcatctctttctttcttttcttttcttttatttttattttttctttttcttttgttttttgaatcTCTGGGGTGTTTTTGTAGCAACTCAACCTCATAATATTTTGTGATGATAAAACTAATATTTCCTCTGAAGGACTGACCTAATATGGCTCAAACATTTCTGGTCATACTTCACTCAACAAGCCAACCAAATGTTACCTTAAGTAATcgaaaatcattaaaagagTAAGGcgtcccattttttttttttttttgataagtaaatgaaattttataaaaagcgtaataCAAGAGAGGCCACCTAGgtaaaaggaacaaaaagaacaagaaaatcatgaaaactaatcactaaaagATAAACATATGCAGCTGTCCAAAGGTATGAGgtgtttaagaaaaaagatttcAACTCCTCCAAAGACCTCTCGCAATCCTCAAAACACCCTATCATTCCTCTCCCGCCATAAACACCACAAAAGACACAAATGCATCATCTTCTAAACAATGGCACTCTGAGTGCTGTTagcagtccaccaacaagcaaataagTCAACAACTTGTcttggcataacccaagacaacctgAAACGTTTAAAGAAAACATTCCACATGGCACAAGCAACCTcccaatgaagaagaaggtgatcctcAGACTTTCCATTCtctttacacataacacaccaatCCATTACAATGATTTTCCGCTTATGGAGATTGTCAAGGGCAACCACACAAAAAAAGCTACCCTCAACGGGACCTTAGTcctccaaatattcttccaaggaaaatgaataCCATCAAGACAACCCATTTTTAAACCAAAGCTTCACAAAAGTCCAAATCATCCCACTAGAACTGCCACCAAAAGATAAGCTACAAACTTATTTGGAGATTACCACCTCAAAGAATGCGAGCCAAACAAAATTCTTTGGGAGGTAGTATAGAATTTCAAAGGTGATAAGGTCCCTGGTCCTGATGGCTTTACTCATTTTTCCAAAAGTTTTGGGAGGTTTTAAAGGTTGATATTATTGCGGTTTTGAAGAAATTTCATAACAGTGAAAAATTCGAGAAGAGTCTAAACACTACATTTGTTTCGCTTATTCCAAAGAAAGCCAGAGCGGTGAAAATCAAGGATATTCAACCTATAAGTTTAATAGGTGAAATGTACAAAATCATTTCGAAGGTTCTGGCAAACAGGTTGAAGTCAGTGTTAGGGAAAATTGTTTCTCATGCTCAGACTGCATTTATCAAGGGGAGACAAATCCTGGAC harbors:
- the LOC133879442 gene encoding scopoletin 8-hydroxylase, whose product is MDSGFNNGSTLFDFVVRDGNGVKGLTDLGISVVPERYIQPPQERIDKQNAISHKLAPIDLSKLDGPAHEQVVEEMSRAAETLGFFQVVNHGVPAELLESLKDAAHYFFSQKPEKKAVYRKGVSPSSSVTYGTSFAPEKERALEWKDYISMAYTCDADALQYWPMECKEVALEYLKTSMKLARKLVEILIGKLGVTLDDSRMNALMGLKMVNMNFYPTCPNPELTVGVGRHSDMGTLTVLLQDGIGGLYVKIEEDIDAGNKGEWMEIPPIPGALLINVGDALQIVSNGRYKSAEHRVRTSNNESRVSIPVFTTPTPTEKIGPLPQVVETDGVARYREVVFQEYMNNFFGNAHQGKKSLDFAKP